In Candidatus Bathyarchaeia archaeon, the following proteins share a genomic window:
- a CDS encoding ABC transporter permease encodes MKWIIIRLIRAFLTAFVVISVTFFLMRLMPGSPVEMTYYHYITVLRLDPETAKMLVKAAYNIDLDLPVHIQYLNYMSNLFTRGDLGKSIARGSPVIEIISNDLPWSLFTLSIAIFSSFTLGILLGSFLAYRGGILDRILTQFFTILSCIPSYIIGIILILIFVLQLGVFPSGGRISLGIKPGFTLEFIANVLWHATLPILSYLLIYLGGWVLSMRGSAISVLGSDYVLAAEARGLKKRRILQDYVMRNAILPLFTSLMISLGYMFGGAVFIENLFAYPGIGYTLIWALNNRDYPLLQGILNIMIVAIILSNLLADLLYGVLDPRARSR; translated from the coding sequence ATGAAGTGGATAATTATAAGATTGATTCGCGCGTTTTTAACGGCGTTTGTAGTTATCTCTGTAACTTTCTTTTTAATGCGGTTAATGCCAGGTAGCCCGGTAGAAATGACATACTACCATTACATAACTGTTTTAAGACTTGATCCAGAAACAGCTAAAATGCTTGTTAAAGCAGCATATAACATAGATCTCGACTTACCAGTCCATATTCAATATTTGAACTATATGAGTAACCTCTTCACTAGAGGAGATTTAGGCAAATCTATAGCTAGAGGAAGCCCGGTTATTGAAATCATAAGCAATGATCTTCCCTGGAGCCTGTTCACCCTCTCCATTGCCATATTTTCTAGTTTTACCTTAGGCATTTTACTCGGATCATTTTTGGCTTATAGAGGCGGAATACTTGACAGAATACTTACGCAGTTTTTCACGATACTTTCGTGTATTCCATCATATATAATTGGCATAATTCTGATTCTTATTTTTGTGCTGCAATTAGGTGTATTTCCATCAGGGGGTAGAATAAGCCTTGGAATTAAGCCGGGTTTCACTTTAGAATTCATTGCCAATGTATTATGGCATGCAACTCTACCAATCCTATCATATTTGCTGATTTATTTAGGAGGATGGGTACTATCAATGAGAGGAAGCGCGATATCTGTTCTCGGCTCAGATTATGTTTTAGCAGCTGAAGCAAGAGGACTTAAAAAACGTAGAATACTACAAGACTACGTTATGAGAAATGCTATACTGCCATTATTTACCTCACTAATGATATCACTAGGATATATGTTTGGAGGGGCGGTTTTCATAGAGAATTTATTCGCGTATCCTGGCATAGGTTATACGTTGATTTGGGCTCTAAATAATCGAGATTATCCTTTACTCCAAGGAATACTAAATATAATGATTGTTGCGATTATTTTATCAAACTTATTGGCGGATCTATTATATGGTGTTCTAGACCCGCGAGCACGCTCGAGGTGA
- a CDS encoding ABC transporter permease translates to MSIINTKNFKKIKVPKTLRILVKRKSGLFGLIILATFVLMATIGVEVIPQEALRRNPANALLPPSLEHPLGTDYAGRDIFAQIVHGSRSVLIISFLGALFTVFLGSLIGLTSGYMGGTADKILMAISDAFLTLPGTILFIVLAAILRRVDIITFSLLLSITGWAGLARAIRSQVLVIKEREFIEASKVLGLNKLHIIFNEIMPNMLPYIGVAFSFSVLNCLYMTVGLFFLGLTCEGVGVTNWGMMMNNALARGVFLLNPMGLVYLFTPIIFIILLILSIILVAGTRELFNPSLREEE, encoded by the coding sequence ATGAGCATCATAAATACGAAGAATTTCAAAAAAATAAAAGTCCCAAAAACTCTTCGCATTTTGGTTAAAAGGAAAAGCGGATTATTTGGACTAATAATCTTGGCAACATTTGTTTTGATGGCCACAATAGGAGTGGAGGTTATTCCTCAAGAAGCTTTAAGGAGAAATCCGGCAAATGCTTTGCTACCTCCATCATTAGAGCACCCACTAGGCACTGATTATGCTGGCCGAGATATATTTGCACAAATAGTGCACGGCTCTCGCAGCGTCCTAATAATATCCTTCTTAGGCGCTCTCTTTACCGTTTTTCTAGGATCACTTATCGGATTAACCTCAGGCTATATGGGCGGAACCGCTGATAAAATTCTTATGGCAATATCTGACGCTTTTCTTACACTTCCAGGCACAATTCTATTTATAGTTTTGGCAGCCATCCTAAGGAGAGTTGACATAATAACTTTTTCTCTTTTACTGAGCATAACCGGATGGGCGGGATTGGCGAGAGCTATAAGGTCGCAGGTGCTTGTAATCAAGGAAAGAGAATTTATAGAAGCTTCCAAGGTCCTCGGATTAAATAAACTACATATAATATTTAATGAAATAATGCCGAATATGCTACCATATATAGGGGTTGCGTTCTCTTTTTCAGTATTAAATTGCCTATATATGACGGTAGGGCTTTTCTTCCTTGGATTAACATGTGAGGGAGTTGGAGTAACAAATTGGGGAATGATGATGAATAATGCATTAGCTAGGGGTGTTTTTCTGCTAAATCCAATGGGTCTAGTTTATCTCTTCACACCTATAATATTCATTATACTTTTGATATTATCCATAATACTGGTTGCTGGGACGAGGGAACTCTTCAATCCTTCGCTGAGAGAGGAAGAATAA
- a CDS encoding VCBS repeat-containing protein yields MFRFSGEVNAIFFSRASRNLGDVVFMILRYMGKQYLYIVKAETGSLARFIDLGEHSQVNFLHVDKFLRKDGSQIFIAYPSRWILLDFNGSRIADTRLLKPRKVLEISDYDKDGIKEILYCVSSLNMCNVYLGKYFSNQSKVTFISKYLCSLEGKIVLGVLRINYIFLLSDTGCVAELGGDSFLETSISGEGIVLANIGDIDCDLKEEIIVCRKGGIVEALEMRNRKREWGLKFSAETLVMKSYRLTSDDEYTFGLLHSVGGSLHYTCYVLLLKSEEDKNLNLYAVSGSNGEILWNYRVERQGTEEILVDTLDYNLDGTSDVVLGVKNSIYLLDGRYGFLLKKIPLNEKILFLKACDINGDGEMEVIIGTQSSIFALRL; encoded by the coding sequence ATGTTTAGATTTTCGGGTGAAGTTAACGCAATATTTTTCAGTAGAGCAAGTAGGAATCTAGGTGACGTTGTTTTCATGATTCTGAGATATATGGGAAAACAATATTTATACATTGTTAAAGCGGAGACAGGTTCTCTTGCTAGATTTATTGATTTAGGGGAACATTCTCAGGTCAACTTTCTACACGTTGACAAATTTTTACGAAAGGATGGTTCCCAGATATTTATAGCTTATCCTTCTAGATGGATTCTCTTGGACTTTAATGGTTCAAGAATTGCGGATACTAGATTACTTAAACCTAGAAAAGTGCTTGAGATAAGCGACTATGATAAAGACGGCATTAAAGAAATCCTCTATTGCGTTTCTTCATTAAATATGTGCAACGTTTATCTAGGCAAATATTTCTCAAATCAGTCAAAAGTAACATTCATCTCTAAATACCTATGCTCCCTAGAAGGGAAAATTGTTCTCGGAGTATTACGAATCAATTACATATTTTTGTTAAGTGACACTGGATGTGTAGCAGAGCTTGGAGGAGACAGTTTTCTTGAAACCTCAATCTCAGGAGAAGGCATAGTTTTAGCAAATATTGGGGATATAGACTGTGATCTAAAGGAGGAGATTATTGTCTGTAGAAAAGGAGGGATTGTAGAGGCATTAGAAATGAGGAATCGTAAAAGAGAATGGGGTTTAAAATTCTCCGCCGAAACATTAGTGATGAAGTCATATCGGCTTACTAGTGATGATGAATACACGTTCGGTTTACTTCATAGCGTTGGCGGCTCTCTTCATTACACATGCTACGTCCTTCTTTTAAAAAGCGAGGAAGATAAAAACTTGAATTTATATGCGGTAAGCGGTAGTAACGGAGAGATCTTATGGAACTATAGAGTTGAGAGACAAGGAACCGAAGAAATTTTAGTTGATACTTTGGACTACAATTTAGACGGGACTTCAGATGTAGTTTTAGGCGTTAAGAATAGTATTTACCTATTAGATGGGAGATACGGTTTTCTTCTTAAAAAAATTCCCTTAAATGAGAAAATTCTGTTTTTAAAGGCATGTGACATAAATGGTGATGGAGAGATGGAAGTTATAATAGGCACACAGAGCAGCATCTTTGCTCTAAGGTTATGA